From the Aspergillus puulaauensis MK2 DNA, chromosome 1, nearly complete sequence genome, the window CGGTGACTTGCACAAGATAAGGCGAATGAAATAGCTGAAATAAAGTGGATGCAGCTTACCCCGCAGCGATTCCTCAGAACCAGGCTGGAACCAGACTGGATGCATTGATCGAGTGAACCAGTGCGTGTCGTCTCCAACTGGCGCTGACACGCCTACACCTTAACTGCATCTACCACTCCTAACGAAAAATGAAACATGCCCATCACCGAGAAAAACGAGCTGGATGCTCTCTTGCAGCTTCTTCCCGCCTGTACAAGGTGTCGAACAGTCCGAAAGCGCTGCGAtaccctcctccccgcctGCGCCAACTGCTCTAGATCCGGCCTCCAGTGCACCTTTTACGACCCCATATCCAACGAATCACTGCCTAGAGAGTGAGTATTCAAGGCGATGTCAATTCATTATTAATAGCTAGCAGGTATATTTCGTCCCTGGTCGGACATTTGCGCTCGCTTGAGGCCTCCCATGGCACCTTGGAAGAAACGCCAACCCATCCAGCGCCTCCAAATATTGAATCCAGCGCCAAAGACCGCAACCCATATCTCTGCTTGGGGAAGAATGCGCCTcttgcggctgctgctgcggtcgTGGGAAGAAGCCAGTGCGTAAGCAATTGCATCTATCCGGTGCCAGTGTCACCCACCGTAATCGACGATGCAATGCACCGTTTTCTCATCGAGAGGTTCATGGACACTCTCCACAATCTGTTCCCAGTGCTCGATGACGACCAGGCTCTGTACGTCTTACATGCACCACGCCAGGACCATTCTCCAGGACAGACCTTCCTGCTAAAGATGGTCTATTCATTAGCCTGCCACTGCTTACCTGTGAATGACAACCGCCTTGTTGATCTATCTGGCTCCCTCTACCGCGAGTCTTTGATTTATATCGACACCCTACTGAAAGACCATAGTATTGAAGCCGTGCAGGGGATACTATTACTTGCACTGCGCAGCTCCTTTGATGCCACGACTGGGAATATTGGACAGCTCGTGAATTTCTCTTATCGTCTTTTAATTGAGCTGAGCTCCCATAGTGTATTGCAGATGTCGCAGACCATGGGCCGTCTTCAGTGCACGGTATACTGTCTGACAGGCTTGGTGGCAGGGGCTTTGGATAGACCATATGATGTTGCTGAGCCTGTGAGCCATACTGcattctttatttctttcacCAAGTTGGATAACTGAGTATGACTTCGTGCAGGATTCAAGCGCAATTGCATCGACAACTGAGCAGGCCCAATCACTCTGCGCGATATATGCCCTCCAGGCCCTCCATCGAGCAGGGGATACACCCACTACCCTCGACTCTACCACTCTGAACAAACTTGACAAGTCCCAGTCACATATACTCGTTGCCACATTACAGCAAACCTACCTCCTCACGCAACCCAGCATCGAGTGCGCGCAGAACCTCTTATCAGCATACGATGACGACCGAATGGTGTATAACATCTTCACGTCTCACTGGATCTACCGCGCGGCATCTTATCTGATCAACCACGCAGACGGGGACACGGTTACCGACGGCTGTATTGTTGCAGCAAAGACATTGGAGCGATGTGCGATAAAGTGGCCTAACTCAAGAGCGCTGCAGGGGGCGTTGGTGGATTTGAGGCGTAGTAAGCGAGGTAGTTGATAGATATCCAAAGACATATTCGAGTTTACACTCTGTATACACATGATATAAACCCCCGCATTGAGAAGGCCTCTAATGTGGAGAGCCCCTTGAGCTGCTAAAGCAACAGCGTATGCATGTCGGACATGAGCGACGGACCAGAGCGACGGGGCAGAGCGCACCACCACTTGACTCACTTTCTCGATATTGCAAACAGGACAGTCTATATCGAGCCTGCTATCCCCAGTAAGCCGTATAGAGCCCCAAGAATCTTCAACCCCATTTACAGCCACTCACCGACAATGGCCACGGCTACACTCTTCCCCGGCGTTGCTCTCATCACAGGTGCTGCCTCTGGTAATCCTTCCCTCTATCTTCATAAACGAATATCTATCATTCCCCCAGTATGAGACAATATTAACAGAAAAGGCATCGGCCGCGCAACCGCCCGCCTCTTCGCCAGAGAAGGCTGCCGCAAGCTCATCCTAGCAGACCGAAACAAGCACGGCCTACAAGAAACACACGACATGATCACATCAAACCACAAAGACGTCTCGGTACAGGTATCCCCAACAGACGTTACAATCGAATCCTCCGTCTCGGGCATGGTCCAGCGCGCAGTCTGCCAGTTCCAGCGAATCGATTACGCCGTTAATGCGGCGGGTCTGATGAGTGTCCCGCGCAGGTCGCACGAGACgacgctggaggagttcGAGAGGATCAACTCGGTGGATTATAAGGGACTTTGGCTGTCGTGTCGGGGGGTGATAAGGCAGATGCGTACGCAGGAGCCGTTGAGGACTCATGATGGACGGCCGGGGAATAGGGGGTAAAAGAATATGACTGGTGTTTCCTGTTGCAATGGCTAATGGGATGGTATCTGTGCAGGGCGATTGTTAATGTTGCGAGTGTTCTTGGACAGGTCGCGAGGCCTAATGCTGGTGAGCTTCCTTACATTGATGCTGTATAATATATGCACTGCCATGGTCAACTGACGATACTTGCAGCGCCATATTGCGGTGCTAAAGGAGCCGCAATCAGCATCACACAGGCTGATGCAATTGACGTGAGTACTCTATCTCTAGTATAGGTTGATCCCTCGCTGATGCGCCCACAGTACTCTGCAGACAATATCCGAAGTACATAAGTCTCTCTATCAGTCCTTTCTGCCCTTCTCTGACAAATGGCAGTAAACTGTGTGCTCCCCGGGGTTATCCATACTCCCATGATCGACCATATCCTGGAATACTATCGGCCGGAAATCAACATGCAGGCGTTGGGAAGGTGTGCACTCCGGTAACGCAATCGTTTGGATAGGGCTAACTACTATGATCTGTCTAGGCTTGGGACTGCTGATGAGATTGCGGACTGCATTCTGTTTTTGTGTAGTAGTAAAGCTACTTTTGTACAAGGGGCAGCCTTTGCTGCTGATGGGGGGTACACAATCCGATAGACATAATCTAGATATCACAGTTTTAATCTAAGAATATCACGCTCTGTGTGCAATGTTATCTCACGGACCAGAGCGACGGACCAAAGCGACCGTAACCAATCAAGCCTGTCGGATCCATGCGGGGTGCAGATATCGGAGATGGGCGACTTGGAGCAGCCAATCAATCCTTCTTTATCTTTCGTCTTCATTCATAATCCGGGGTATCCCTCTGCAGTCCCATTCCAATGCATCCAACTTTCTGATTACCATCATGTCTGATCTGCCTGTCCCAGGCACTGTCCGCCTCATTGACGCTGGCGGCGACTTGTCCGTCAAGCACGGCAACGAAAAAGCCGACATCGTCCTCATTCCCCAGCCCAGTTCCAACCCCGACGACCCCCTGAACTGGTCATGGCGCCGAAAGACACACAATCGCGTGTGGCAAGTGCTGTGGACTTTCATCGGCGTCGCCATCACCTGCGCCCTCGCCCCAGCCTACCCCATGATCCAAGAAGAGACCGGGATTCCAATGGCCAATATCACCACGGGCGTCGGGCTCATGTACCTCTTTCTCGGATGGGGGAACGTGATTGTGCAGCCCTGGGCGCTGTACTGTGGCCGTCGCCAGGTCCTGCTTGCTTCGCTTCTGGCAACATCTCTCACCGTGCTGTGGTCTGCATACGTCCAATCCAGCGGCGAGTGGTACGCAAACCGCATCCTAATGGGCATCTCCAATGCTCCTGTCGAGACGCTCGTCGAGATCCTGGTCACTGATCTATCATTCACCCATGAGCGAGGCGGGTACATGAGCGCCTATACGTGGACGCTCTTCAATGGAGCCTTTCTGGCCCCGATTGCCAGTGGCTACATTGCCCAGAACATGAGCTGGCACTGGATTCAGTGGATTGGAACTATCATTGGCCTCGTAACCACTGTTATCATGTTCTTCTCGTTCGAAGAGACCATGTTCTTTCGGAAAACGGGGCCAGTTGAGTTCCTGCAGGCTGGTTCATCCAAGGAcatcgagcagcagcagcataaaCCTGCTGCAGGGGAGAAAGACCTCCCTCCAGCTGAAGTTGATATCGCGCCTGGCGAAATATCAATCCCATCCCACTCCAAGTGGCGCCGCTACATTCGAACCCTACGCCTCTGGGGTTTCCGAGCCCCCGACCAGCCCCCATTCTCCCTAaagctttccctcctccccttcggTCTTCTTCGCTACCCCGTAATCTGGTTCTCGGGGATCCTCATCGGCAGTATCCTCGCCTGGTTCAACGTCCTCAACGCCACAACAGCCGAGAACTTCGGCAGCGAGCCCTACAACTTCACAACCAACCAGACCGGCCTGACCTACCTCGCCAACGTAATCGGCTCAACCATCGGCTGCTTCCTCGCGGGATCTCTAAGCGACGCCGTTGCCGAATTCCTTGCTCGCCGGAATAATGGTATCAAGGAGCCTGAGCACCGCCTGTGGTTAGGCGTGATCCCGCTCCTCCTGCACCCGGCAGGATTCTTCCTTTACGGCATTGGGGCTGCGCATAAGCTGCATTGGGTGGCCTTGGTGTTTGGGATTGGATTTATCTCTGCGACCCTGCCGATGGGGTCGCTTATTGCGTTGAACTATGTGATTGACTGCTATAAAGAGGCGGCTAGTGAGGCGATCGTTGCTGTTATTCTTATAAGGAATACGATGGGTTTGTCCCCCTACCCATTGCTTATAGTGAGAGCTAGGTAATGTACTAAGAGAATTACTAGGATTCGTCATCACCTACGCCATCTCCCCGATGATCTCCAACATGGGCTTGCAGAATGCGTTTATCCTAGTCGGCTGCCTGGGGGCGGCTATTTGGGGCACCTGTTTCTTGACGATTTGGGCTGGGAAGGCGTGGCGCTCTCGCTCGGCGAAGTCGTATTGGAATATTGTTGAGGAACATAATCTGCAGGCTCATTAGAGTATGTACATGGACTAGT encodes:
- a CDS encoding SDR family NAD(P)-dependent oxidoreductase (COG:Q;~EggNog:ENOG410PK2T;~InterPro:IPR036291,IPR002347;~PFAM:PF08659,PF00106,PF13561;~go_process: GO:0055114 - oxidation-reduction process [Evidence IEA]); amino-acid sequence: MATATLFPGVALITGAASGIGRATARLFAREGCRKLILADRNKHGLQETHDMITSNHKDVSVQVSPTDVTIESSVSGMVQRAVCQFQRIDYAVNAAGLMSVPRRSHETTLEEFERINSVDYKGLWLSCRGVIRQMRTQEPLRTHDGRPGNRGAIVNVASVLGQVARPNAAPYCGAKGAAISITQADAIDYSADNIRINCVLPGVIHTPMIDHILEYYRPEINMQALGRLGTADEIADCILFLCSSKATFVQGAAFAADGGYTIR
- a CDS encoding uncharacterized protein (COG:S;~EggNog:ENOG410QCZV;~InterPro:IPR036864,IPR001138;~PFAM:PF00172;~go_function: GO:0000981 - DNA-binding transcription factor activity, RNA polymerase II-specific [Evidence IEA];~go_function: GO:0008270 - zinc ion binding [Evidence IEA];~go_process: GO:0006355 - regulation of transcription, DNA-templated [Evidence IEA]); amino-acid sequence: MPITEKNELDALLQLLPACTRCRTVRKRCDTLLPACANCSRSGLQCTFYDPISNESLPREYISSLVGHLRSLEASHGTLEETPTHPAPPNIESSAKDRNPYLCLGKNAPLAAAAAVVGRSQCVSNCIYPVPVSPTVIDDAMHRFLIERFMDTLHNLFPVLDDDQALYVLHAPRQDHSPGQTFLLKMVYSLACHCLPVNDNRLVDLSGSLYRESLIYIDTLLKDHSIEAVQGILLLALRSSFDATTGNIGQLVNFSYRLLIELSSHSVLQMSQTMGRLQCTVYCLTGLVAGALDRPYDVAEPDSSAIASTTEQAQSLCAIYALQALHRAGDTPTTLDSTTLNKLDKSQSHILVATLQQTYLLTQPSIECAQNLLSAYDDDRMVYNIFTSHWIYRAASYLINHADGDTVTDGCIVAAKTLERCAIKWPNSRALQGALVDLRRSKRGS
- a CDS encoding uncharacterized protein (COG:U;~EggNog:ENOG410QDYK;~InterPro:IPR020846,IPR011701,IPR036259;~PFAM:PF07690;~TransMembrane:12 (i59-79o85-108i120-137o149-169i181-202o208-228i316-336o361-381i402-421o427-453i465-484o496-517i);~go_function: GO:0022857 - transmembrane transporter activity [Evidence IEA];~go_process: GO:0055085 - transmembrane transport [Evidence IEA]) — translated: MSDLPVPGTVRLIDAGGDLSVKHGNEKADIVLIPQPSSNPDDPLNWSWRRKTHNRVWQVLWTFIGVAITCALAPAYPMIQEETGIPMANITTGVGLMYLFLGWGNVIVQPWALYCGRRQVLLASLLATSLTVLWSAYVQSSGEWYANRILMGISNAPVETLVEILVTDLSFTHERGGYMSAYTWTLFNGAFLAPIASGYIAQNMSWHWIQWIGTIIGLVTTVIMFFSFEETMFFRKTGPVEFLQAGSSKDIEQQQHKPAAGEKDLPPAEVDIAPGEISIPSHSKWRRYIRTLRLWGFRAPDQPPFSLKLSLLPFGLLRYPVIWFSGILIGSILAWFNVLNATTAENFGSEPYNFTTNQTGLTYLANVIGSTIGCFLAGSLSDAVAEFLARRNNGIKEPEHRLWLGVIPLLLHPAGFFLYGIGAAHKLHWVALVFGIGFISATLPMGSLIALNYVIDCYKEAASEAIVAVILIRNTMGFVITYAISPMISNMGLQNAFILVGCLGAAIWGTCFLTIWAGKAWRSRSAKSYWNIVEEHNLQAH